CGTGCGCGACTTCCGGTACTGTCTTCAACATCCGGTCGGTCTGCTGCAGCAACTGCGCGGCCTTGCCCGCCGAGAGGCCCGGCAGCGCGGTCGGCATGTACAGCAAGGTGCCCTCATCGAGCGGCGGCATGAACTCGGTGCCGAGTCGCGCCAAGGGCAGCAGCGCTGTCGCCAGTGCCAACACGGCGGCGGCGACGACCGTCCATGGCATCCGCATGGCCCAGGCCAGCATGGGCTCGTAGATCCAACGCACCAGCCGGTTGACCGGATTGGCTTGCTCGTGCCGGATACGCCCGCGCACCAGATAACCCATCAGCACCGGAACCAGTGTGACCGACAAGGCGGCTGCAGCCGCGACCGAGTAGGTCTTGGTGAAGGCCAGCGGGTCGAACAGCTTGCCTTCCTCGCCGCCCAGGGCGAACACCGGAACGAACGACAAGGTGATCACCAACAGGCTGACAAAACACGCCGGCCCGACCTCGGTCACGGCTTCGCCCACCAGCTTCCAGCGTTCGCGTGCGCCCGGTTCGAGCTGGTCCGGGTGCGCGTCACGCCAGGCTTCCAGATGCTTGTGGGTGTTCTCGATCATGACGACCGCGGCGTCCACCATTTCGCCAACGGCAAGGGCGATGCCGGCCAGCGACATCAGATTGGCCGACACGCCCTGGACATCCATCACCAGGAATGCCGTCAGGATTCCCAGCGGCAGCGTAATGATCGCCACCAGTGAGGAACGCAGGTGGACAAGGAACAGCAGGCACACCAGCGCGACGATGATGAATTCCTCGACCAGCTTTTCGCCGATGTTCGTCACTGCCCGATGGATCAACTTCGACCGGTCGTAGGTGGTGACGATCTTGACGCCCGGCGGCAGGCTCTTTTGCAACTCGGCGAGCCGCGCCTTGACGGCATTGATCGTATCCAGCGCATTCTTGCCGTGGCGCATGATCACGATGCCGCCGACCACTTCGCCTTGGCCGTCCAACTCGGCGATACCGCGGCGCTCGGTGGGTCCGCGCCGGATGCTCGCCACGTCTTGCAACAGCACAGGAATGCCGGTCTTGCTGGTCGCGACCGGAATCCGGGCAAACTCCTCACGTGTCTGCAGGTAACCCACGCTGGTAACCATGAGCTCGGCCTCGCCCTGTTCGATCACCGAACCGCCGCTCGCGCCGTTGGTTGCCTTCACCGCGTTCTCGACCTGCTGCACGGTCAGACCCCGCGCGGCCAGCGCCTCGGGATCGAGCACGATTTGCCACGCATTCGTCATGCCGCCGACCGTGGCCACTTCCGCCACATTCGGCACGGTCTTCAGGCGATAGCGCAGGAACCAGTTCTGGAGCGCGGTCAATTGGCCGAGATCGTGTTGGCCGCTGGAATCCGTGAGCGCGTATTCGTAGATCCAGCCAGCGCCGGTCGCGTCCGGGCCAAGCACCGGATCGACACCAGGCGGCAGCTTGCTGCGCGCCTCGTTGAGATATTCGAGCACGCGCGTGCGTGCCCAGTACAGGTCGGTGCCATCGGCGAACACGACGTACACGAAGGAATCACTGAAGTTCGAAACACCGCGCACCGCGGTCGCGCCCGGCACGGCCAACATCGTGGTCGTCAACGGATAGGTCACCTGGTCCTCGACGATTTGCGGCGGCTGCCCGGGCCATGAAGTCTTGATGATCACTTCCGTCGGCGACAGGTCGGGGATCGCATCGAGCGGGATACGCAACAGCGAGATCGTCCCGGCAATGGCCAACGCCACCGCGGCCAGCAGCACCAAGCCGCGGTTGGCAATCGACCAGCGAATAAGCCGTACGATCATGGCTGGTCTCCGCCACCGCTCGATGCCGACGCTGGGGTCGCGGGCATGTCCATGCCCGGCATGGCGTTGCTTGCGTTGCCTTTCGGCGGAGCAACCGGCGATGAAGGTGCGGACTTGCCAGGAGGGCCACCACCCGATGCGGCCGGCATCGACATGCCCGGCATGGCGTTGGGTTTCGCACTGCTGGATCCCGCAGCAGGCGCAGCCGTGTCGCCCGCGTCCATA
The genomic region above belongs to Rhodanobacteraceae bacterium and contains:
- a CDS encoding Copper/silver efflux RND transporter, transmembrane protein CusA produces the protein MIVRLIRWSIANRGLVLLAAVALAIAGTISLLRIPLDAIPDLSPTEVIIKTSWPGQPPQIVEDQVTYPLTTTMLAVPGATAVRGVSNFSDSFVYVVFADGTDLYWARTRVLEYLNEARSKLPPGVDPVLGPDATGAGWIYEYALTDSSGQHDLGQLTALQNWFLRYRLKTVPNVAEVATVGGMTNAWQIVLDPEALAARGLTVQQVENAVKATNGASGGSVIEQGEAELMVTSVGYLQTREEFARIPVATSKTGIPVLLQDVASIRRGPTERRGIAELDGQGEVVGGIVIMRHGKNALDTINAVKARLAELQKSLPPGVKIVTTYDRSKLIHRAVTNIGEKLVEEFIIVALVCLLFLVHLRSSLVAIITLPLGILTAFLVMDVQGVSANLMSLAGIALAVGEMVDAAVVMIENTHKHLEAWRDAHPDQLEPGARERWKLVGEAVTEVGPACFVSLLVITLSFVPVFALGGEEGKLFDPLAFTKTYSVAAAAALSVTLVPVLMGYLVRGRIRHEQANPVNRLVRWIYEPMLAWAMRMPWTVVAAAVLALATALLPLARLGTEFMPPLDEGTLLYMPTALPGLSAGKAAQLLQQTDRMLKTVPEVAHVFGVAGRADTATDNAPLEMFDSTITFKPEDQWRPGMTMDKLKQQLDQAVHVPGLSNLFVYPIRTRTEMLITGIKSPIGIKVLGPDLGELQRLATHIASVAQGVPGITSAVAERANGGRYVRIKVRPDAAARYGLSQQDIQSLIATAVGGEPVGQTIQGLQRFPIVLRYPRTTRDSVAALRSLPIVAPGGVQVTLGQVADIHVTNGPPMVQSEEGVPTTFVFVDTSSNNLGGTVAKLQHAVAQQVTLPAGYTLDWAGQFQALQHAKARMNLLVPVTIIVVFLLVYLVFRDTAQALIILATVPLGLVGGLWLVWLLGYAVSVATVVGFIGLAGITCEFGIVLVLYLRQAWQRRMDAGELTYAALDEAVHEGALMRVRPIAMTVVVILLGLLPIMVFGGTGSLLARSVTAPMVGGMVTSPILSMLFIPTAFRLLERRRLRTRNEQHSLQPEENTP